A window of Dehalogenimonas sp. WBC-2 genomic DNA:
TTGCAAATGATGTTGAAAAAGACTTTGTGACCATTGCAGATGAGTTAGACAGTCTTGAATTTGAGTTGGCCTATTGCGGTGCCTATGATGAACGCAATGCCATTGTGGCCATTCACGCCGGAGCCGGTGGTGTTGAAAGTCAGGACTGGGCTCAGATGTTGTTTCAGATGTATCTGAAATGGGCGGCAAAGAGTGACTTTGAAACAGAGGTCTTAGAGTCATCGGTCAGCGATGAGGCCGGCATTAAAAGCGCGACAATCATGTTTCGTGGCCGCTATGCTTATGGCAAGCTTAAGGGTGAACATGGGGTTCACAGGTTGATAAGGTTGTCGCCGTTTGATTCTGATCATGCACGGCACACTTCATTCGCTCTGGTTGAAGTCATGCCTGAAGCTGAGGCAGATACTGATATTGAGATTAACTCTGATGATATTAAACTTGAAGCGTTTCGGGCCAGCGGTGCCGGGGGACAGAACGTCCAGAAGGTTTCAAGTGCCGTTCGTCTCACCCATATACCTACCGGAACAGTAGTCACCGCGCAAACCGAACGCTCTCAATACCAGAACCGTGAAATTGCTATGAGTCTGCTGAAAGCCCGGCTGCTTAAGCTTAAGATAGCAGAGCAGGACGCTGAAAGAGCTAAGATTAAAGGCGAGCGCATTTCGGCCGAGTGGGGCAGCCAGATCCGTAGTTATGTTTTGCATCCATATAAAATGGTAAAAGACCATCGGACCGGAATGGAAACCGGCAATCCCCAGGCGTTATTGGAGCAGGGTGAATTGGACCCATTTATAGAAGCTTATTTAAGGGGACAGATTGGCAGTGATTAGGCGATTAAGCTATGTGTTTTTAACCTTCGCCATACTATTAGGTGTCGCTATACCGATACCACTGGCCGCTGACGACGCGATTGTTATCACCCGTTCAACACATTCGGTTTCTTTCCCCACCTATATCAGTTTTAGCCTTACAGCGTCCGGTGATGCTGATATAGTTGATGCCAGACTGCACTACCGCGTTGACAGGCAGAGTTTCGCTGATGTTGTAAATGAGGTATCCGTCAATGTTGTTCCAGCCAAAGAAGTTAACCTGAACTATTCACTGGACCTGCGTCGGGTTGGCGGTTTACCGCCGGGGATTTCTATTGATTATTGGTGGACCTTAACCGATGCCAACGGGCATGAGATTACCAGTCAAACAACTCGGATGCAATTTGATGATGCACGTTATACCTGGAAGACTCTAAAAGAGGGTATGGTCACTCTCTACTGGTATGCAGGCTCTGATTCATTCGCCCGGTCTCTTATGGACACGGCACAGTCGGCGTTAATCAAACTTGAGAAAGATACCGGCGCCCATCTTTCAGCGCCGGTATTTCTCTATATCTACGATGGCGCACAGGCGCTTCAGGGGTCGATGATATTCGCACAAGAGTGGACCGGTGGGGTAGCTTTTACAAATTTCAACACCATTGCCATCGGTATTGAGACTTATAATCTTGACTGGGGTAAACGGGCAGTTGTTCATGAGTTGACCCATCTGGTAACTAACCAGATGACCATGAATCCTTATAACTCTATCCCGGTGTGGCTTAACGAGGGGCTTTCCATGTATGCTGAAGGCCCGCTTGATGCCATATATGTGGTCTTTTTTAACCAGGCCTTGGATCAAAAAACTCTGATCTCGGTACGCAGTCTGTCAAGTCCTTTTTCAGCTTATGCCAATATTTCATACCTTTCCTATGCTGAAAGCTACCAAATTGTAAAGTATCTTGTGGATAAATACGGGCAGGATAAACTGTTGCGGCTATTAGATGCTTTCGCCCAGGGAGCAACCAGCGACAGCGCTTTCTTGTCGGTCTATGGTTTTGATCTCAATGGCCTTGACCAGGAATGGCAATCATATATTTATACCGCTTCGCCGGACCGGCCGCAGACTGGAGTAATATGGACACCGTGGTTAGCGGTGCTAATTGTTCTGGTTGCCGGTGCCTCGGTCATTACTGCTGTATGGCTTTTTTTCCCCGTGGCCGTAAAAAAAGCAGAGACCGGAGAAAAAGCTGAATGAAAAAATACTTAGTCGTCTTTATCGCCGCTTTGCTCATTTCTGGTTCATTATTGACAGGTTGTTCTGTTTCCGATGACCAGTCTCCAGACCAGAATACTACTGGCGGCCGTCTCACGCTGGCCGCCTCTGAGCCTTATAACCTGGACCCGGCGCGGGTAGGTGATGCGGGTGCTTTGACTTTTATCACCCAAGTTTTCAGCGGTCTGGTGAAAATATCTAATGATGGGGTTCTACCGGATATCGCGCAGAGCTGGACTATCAGCGATGACGGTACCGTCTACACTTTTAATTTACGCCATGACGTCAAGTTTCATGACGGGCGGCTGGTTACTGCTGCTGATTTTAAATTCTCCTGGCAACGTGCGCTGTTGCCGGCTACCGGCAGCACTACGGCGCGGACATATCTTGGCGATATCGTCGGTGCGGCAGCCATACTGGCTGGTGAAACCTCGGAACTGACTGGTGTGCGGGTCATTGATGATTACACATTGGAAGTGACTATTGATATGCCGCGGTCATATTTCCTATCCAAATTGACCTATGCTACCGCCAGCGTAGTTGATGAGCAGAATGTGTCCCAGGGTGGTGAATGGTGGCGTGCCCCCAATGGCACCGGACCATTCAAACTTACTGATTGGACTGTCAACGTAAATATAATATTACAAAAGAACCCGGATTATTATGACGGCGTGCCGGCTCTGGATAGTGTGGTTTTCCGCTTCCTGGCTGGTCGCCCCATGGATCTTTATGAGACTGGCCAGATTGACGTTGCTGAGGTAGATCTGGCCTATATTGATCGTGTGCTGGATATCAGCGGCCCGTTCGCCAGTGAGGCTCAAGTGGTCTCTCAGCTCAGCTTCTATTTTATGGGTCTCAATGCCGCTGCGGCACCGTTTGATGACCCGCTTATCCGGCAGGCCTTTGCCCTGGCTCTGGACCGGGAGGAATTATTGAGGCTTGTTTTCAATAATACACCTCAAGGTGCTGAGGGTATTGTGCCTCCTGGTATTCCGGGCTATGACCCCAATATTACTGGCTTGGGTTTTGATATCGTCAAAGCCAAGGCACTTATTGCCCAATCAAAATATGGCAGCGTTGCCAACTTGCCGGAAATTACTTTGACCACATTGGGCTACGGCGGACTGATATCAGCGGAATTGGAAGCTGTCATCTACCAGTGGCAAGTGAACCTGGGGGTTGAGGTCAAGGTTCGTCAGCTTGAGCCTGAACAGTTCCTTTACAATCTCAAAGAAGAGAAAGATCAGATTTACTATCAGGGTTGGATTGCTGATTATCCTCATCAGCAAAATTTTCTTGAACTACTTTTTAGAACTGGCGCTGACAACAACTGGGGTGAATACTCCAACCTTGAGGTTGACCGGTTGCTTGATGAGGCCGCAGGACTTACTGACATCTTGCAAAGCCAGGCATTGTATCAGCAGATTGAACAGATACTGGTAACCGATGCCGCCGTATGGCCGTATTATTTTGGCCGGAGCTTCATACTGGTGGCGCCTTACGTTAAGGGCTATGAACTCAATCCCTTGGGGGTGCCTCTGCTACAGAATGTCACCGTTGATCGTGTCATTACGCCGCCTAGCGGTCTTACCGTAAGCTAAGGATCAGGAAATCCTTCCTGCCATCCAGTATTTGTCTTGTAAACACAAGCGATGCAGGAAAATGGCGGAGGGTGTGGGATTCGAACCCACGGTTCTCTTGCAAGAACAACGGTTTTCAAGACCGTCACCTTAAGCCGCTCGGACAACCCTCCATGTTTTGGTCTTCGTGGGTTTGAAGACGTGAACGACATTTTAACATGAGCAAAAAGTTATTGCACTCACACCGGCATAATGATGCCCGGTTTCTTTTAGATCCTCCGAAATTTCATCCAGCTTTCGCAGGGATAATCCTGGTGTTCGCTGTCTCTGTTCTTGCTTTAAGTGAAACCGAATGTCTTTCATATTATTCTGCACTCTTCTTGTCACCAAAAATAAACCATCAAAAAGTTCCAAAACCCCATTGACAATATCACCACATGTGCTATATCATCTGTTCTCTATTCTTCCGATAGTTAAAAAGAGTATTTGATTTAGAGGTTGTTTTAGGCAAACAACCGGTTGTTTTTGCCGTTTTCAATCGTAAAAAGAAGGTTGTTTCAGTATTTTCCATTTTCAGGGAAACAACCCCCCGGCTACTCAACCACAGCCGCCCTGCGCGCCAAAAGTCGCACCTTGAAAACTGAAGAATTGAAATCCGGAAATAGTTGAATTGTTGCTTTGAATCAAAACTCCAGGTGCCAAAAAATGGGTATTTGTGTCAAAACAATTCGCTATTTTCCGTTCGCCCTTTGGGAATTGAAATTTTTTTACTATTTTTTTCGTGTAATTTGGAACTCACTGTCAACCTATATGACCAGTGCTTACAACAATATGGCCTCTACATTTGTGAATATGTTAAAATGACAGGGATATGCTTTCACATCACTTGTAACCTGACCCTTCGGAATCCCTCGTACATTCTATCGACTAGGGCTGTTCACAATCGTTTTTCATAGATAAGGGGTCTTTGTTGGAAATTATTTCTCAGGAATCTAAACCAGGATTAGAGTCATTTGCCAAGGAAGTATCGCGGCGGCGCACCTTTGCTATCATATCTCACCCTGATGCAGGTAAAACAACGCTAACTGAAAAGTTTTTACTCTATGCCGGGGCGGTGAATTTAGCCGGGTCGGTTAGAGCCCGCGCCAGCCAGCAGCATACCGCTTCTGACTGGATGACCATCGAAAAACAACGTGGTATCTCAATATCCGCAACGGCGCTGGAAATGGAATACAAGGGCTACCATATCAACTTGCTCGATACCCCGGGTCACCAGGACTTCAGTGAAGATACATACCGCACACTGATGGCAGTGGACAGTGCGGTCATGGTGCTTGATAGCGCCAAGGGTATTGAGCCGCAGACGGAAAAACTTTTCCGTGTTTGCCGTATGCGGCAGATACCGATTCTCACTTTTATCAACAAGATGGATCATCCTGGAAGGGATCCGCTGGCCTTAATTGATGAGATTGAGCGCATGCTGGGCATAACGGCTGTACCTATGAACTGGCCGGTGGGTGAAGCCCCTGATTTTCAGGGAGTGTATGACCTGCCCAACAATAAAATATTGCGTTTTCAGAGGACAGAACATAATAAGTTCAAAGCCCCGGTTCAGGTTTCCGGTATAGATGATCCGGTTTTACCAGGACTGCTTGGTGAAAAAGCCTACGATAAACTGGTGGAAGATACAGACCTGTTGGCTGGGGTAGTCAGCAAGTTTGACCAGGCAAGGTTTCTATCCGGTGACATGACGCCGGTATTTTTTGGCAGCGCCCTCAATAATTTCGGGGTGGCGGCATTTTTGGATGCCGTGCTTGAGTTAGCGCCGCCTCCGGTTGTCCGCAAGACCGAACAGGGTATCATTGATCCAATAGACGATGTATTTCGGGGCTTCGTGTTCAAGCTCCAGGCCAATATGGATCCAAAACATCGTGACCGCATGGCATTTATGCGCATCTGTTCCGGCCATTTTCAAAAAGATATGCTGGTCTTGAATCCCAGGCTGAAGCAGAATATCCGGCTGTCACAAGCCTTCCGGCTTTTCGGGCGGGAGCGTGAATCGGTTGAAGAGGCGTTTCCCGGTGATGTCATAGGCGTTATCAGTCCCGGGCTATTGACCATTGGGGACACGGTCACAACCGGAAAACCGATTGAGTTCGCAAAAATTCCGATCTTTCCACCGGAACATTTCGCTACCCTCTATAACTCAGATGTCGCACGCTACAAGCAATTCAACAAGGGCTTAGAGCAGCTGGAAGAAGAAGGGGCGGTGCAGGTGTTTTACGATGCAGACAGCATGCGGCGGGAGCCGATCTTAGCGGCGGTGGGTGAACTCCAGTTCGATGTGGTAATCGGCCGATTAAAAGATGAATACGGCGTTACGGCGCAGTTATCGCGTTTAGGCTTAATAGGCGCCAGGTGGGCCAGATCAACAAAGGCCACCCCTGATAAGATGTCTTTGTCCCGTAATGTGCGCCGCTGCCGGGACCGCAACGGCAACGCCGTGATTTTGTATTCTTCACAATGGGAACTGGATTATTTCATTAAGGAAAATCCCAATTTTACGCTGACAGAGATGATCTAGAGATTGTTCCCGTCTACAGAGGCAATTTGTCCAGGGTAATCTAAACAGATAGAATAATATCATGGGTTATAACATCAAAAAGGAACCAAAACTCAATAATCCTGACCTTATTGTCGGTTGGCCGGGCATCGGCAACGTCGGACTACTGGCGGTGGAAACACTTTGGCGACAACTAGAAGCCGAACATCTTGCTGAAATTGAGCCAGAGCAGTTTTTTTACCCCAATGGCTTGATTATCAAAAACAGCATATTAGAGAATTTGAGCTTTCCTGTTAGCCGTTTTTACTTTAAAAGATTGCCTCATCGGGATCTGATATTTTTTACCGGGGAAGAACAGCCAGCTGATGCCGGCTCTACTTATGCTTCAGGCATTAAGGCCTATGAAATGGCAAACCTGGTTTTGGACGTGGCTGAGCATTTCGGCTGCAAGAGAGTATTTACTTCCGGCGCTGCGGTAAGTGCTATACATCACAATGCCGTGCCCGGAGTTTGGGCTGTAGCCTCTGACACAGCTCTTTTGGCAGCAATCAATCAAAGCCGCGGCAATCATTTGAAAAGCGAACTTCAGGGACGGGGTGCTCAAGCCAATATCAGCGGTTTGAACGGTTTGTTGGTGGGCATGGCAGCAAGGCGGGGTTTACCTGCAGCCTGTTTGATGGGAGAGATTCCGGATTACCTTGCCAGGTCACCAATGCCGTACCCTGCAGCGGTCAAATCAGTGCTTGAAGTTATGAAAGGCTTTCTTGGTTTGACACTTGATTATTCAGAACTGGATGAAATGCACCGTCAAATGAAAGATGTGGTGGACCAGTTCTTTAACCAATTCCCTGATGAGATCAAAGAAAAATTATCCCAACGTCATCAGTTGGCGGCTCAAGTCCAAAGTGGAGATGCCATAACCGACGAAGATAAAAAATGGTTGGAAGATCATATAGACGAGTTGTTCCAGCCAGAAGCAGGTGGGGATGATCGGGCGGCTTAACTATTTGTGCTCCCCGCAGCTTGAAAGACCGGTGTTGGTAGTTGGGTGGCGTGAAGATTCCGGCAGTCTGGGTGAGCAGGTAATAAAATATTTGAATCAAGAGCTGTCTCTTGAGTCGTTGGCCGAGATTGACCCCGTGGGATACTTCTCACTTTCCGGTGTTCAGGTATCCGCGGATGTGGTCGGCTTTCCGGAAAGCCGGTTTTATTATTCGGAAAAAAGCTCGTTGATCTCTTTTATATCTGATATTCCTGTTTATGAGATAAACGAGTTTTTAAAGCTTGTATTGGAAGTGGCAACCCGCTACAACGTAAGCAGGATAATACTGGTCAATGGATTCCCGGTTATGGCATCCCACAATACCCCGAGCATGGTATTAGCCAATGTGAATTCATCTTTGGTAAAAGAGTGGATTTCTGGTGATGGCATAAATACCGATGTCAACTTTGAATCCCCGCCGGGACAGAAACCACCTGTTAGTACTTACCTTATCTGGAAGGCCGGACAACAGGATATACCGGCTGTTTCGTTGTGGCTGCCAGTTCCTTTCTATTTGGCGGCGACTGTTGATAGTATTGGCGTAAGGCGGCTATTAGCATTTTTAAAAGAGAAATTGACCTTGCCGTTAGATATGGACGCCGCGGTTGCCAATGAAAATCAGTTGCGGGAATTACTGGCAAACCTGCGATCAGATTCCCATGATGTGGAAAAGTACCTTTCCATGATGGAAAGAAATCTTAGTTTGACAGAATATGAAGCTGGCCAATTAGTTGCTGCGGTACGTCAGGCAACCTCCTGAGACATCTGCTTCACCTATTTTGGTTCAATTTTTTAACCGTGGTTAAAACAAGACACCGGGGATTGTCATAAATCCCCGGTGTCTTGTCCCTGGTACTAAAAATGATGGTTAACCCATATTACATTGAGGCAGATCTTTGAGTGCCTCTTTTACCTTGGCTTCCGGATACTCATAATCGGTGAGTTTGCCGGAGAGATAGGCCTCATACGCTGACATATCGAAATGGCCATGACCGGAGTGATTGAACAGAATAACCTTCTTTTCGCCTGATTCACGGCACTTGATGGCTTCATCGATAGTGGCACGAATAGCGTGATTGGTCTCCGGTGCACTAATAAACCCTTCGGTACGAGCAAATTGAATGCCGGCCTCAAAGGTTGGCAACTGATAGACAGCCCTGGCTTCTATGAGACCTAATTTATGAAGGTGAGATACGATTGGGGACATGCCATGGTATCGTAAACCGCCGGCATGTACGGGGGGGGGCATAAATTTTCGTCCCAATGTGAACATTTTGGTAATGGGGGCAATCCCTGCCACATCACCAAAGTCGTAAGCGAACAACCCCTTGGTCAAGCTGGGGCAACTGGTTGGTTCGACGGCGATGATTCGGGTAGTTTTTCCGGCAGTAAGGTTTTGGTGGACGAAAGGTAATGCCATGCCTCCGAAATTACTGCCACCACCGACACAGCCAATCACAATATCCGGATATTCTCCGGCCATTTCCATCTGTTTTATGGACTCCAGACCGATAACCGTTTGGTGCATCAGCACATGATTCATGACACTACCCAAAGAATAGTGTGAGTCGGCCCGAGGCGCAGCGTCCTCAACAGCCTCTGAAATAGCCAAACCAAGGCTGCCAGGATTGTTTGGGTCCTCTGCCAGAGCGGCACGGCCTGAATTGGTATCAAGGCTGGGGCTGGGGACGCATTGGGCACCCCAGGTTTCCATCATCATACGGCGATAAGGTTTTTGTTGATAACTTACCTTCACCATATATACTTTAAGTTCAATACCGAACTGGTTACAGGCAAAAGCCAACGAACTACCCCACTGGCCGGCACCGGTTTCTGTGGTCAGGCGTTTAACACCCTCTTTCTTGTTGTAATAAGCCTGAGGGACAGCGGTATTGGGCTTGTGACTCCCGGCGGGACTGGACCCTTCATATTTGTAAAAGATTTTGGCTGGAGTCTGAAGCGCCTTTTCCAATCGATGCGCACGGAAGAGAGTCGTTGGTCTCCAGCTACGGTATATGTCAATGACTTCGCCCGGAATATCAATGTAGCGTTCTTGTGAGACCTCTTGTTTGATAATTTCCATAGGGAAAAGAGGTGTTAAATCCTCGGGGCCTAGCGGTTTTTTGGTACCGGGGTGTAAGTAGGGCGCAAGCGGTACCGGCAAATCAGCCTGAATATTGTACCAACTGGTTGGCATGTCCTTTTCGTTCAGGAAATATTTTGTGCGATCCATAATGTCCTCCTCTTATTCTTGTTATTGCATCGCCGAAGGTCTGTAGTAGCATTCAATTCATGGCACCGCTCCTTTTTGCACAATAAAAAAAGCCCCTGCCTTGTAAGGGGCAGAGGGCTCTGCGGTGCCACCCTTTTTTAATCCTATAAGAAGGATATCTCTTCACAGGTACGTCCTTAATAAGGTTATACCCTGGGATTCTAACGCCTCCCCTGCGGCCGCGCCTACTCATCAGATACTTGATTTTAGGGCGGCGGCTCCCGGGTCCATTCAATCTCCGCTTAAGGCACCGGCTCCCACCTACCCCGGCTCTCTGGGCCTTGCTTAAGAGACTTACTAATCCCGTTCACAGCCATTATTATTCGATTAAGGGCAATATAAACCAAATAAAACAGGTTGTCAAGGACTCGAAAGCCCATAACATATTGAATTGTGGTGGTTCTTTTAAAAACTGACCCACGTGGTCAAGTAATGGTGAATCTGCCAATAGCACGGTACGGTCTTTCGGTATTGTACCCGTTAATATCAATGTCTGGAGGGGGTCCGAGAGTAGGGGGTACGTACCCGCTTTTGAAGAACTTTTCCACATAGATTTGTTTCGCTCGGCTTCCTTGTATCTGCCCTTGAGAATCCAGTATATTTCTGAAGATTTGTATGTTATCCTAGTATTAGTCCTTTAGGGTTAAAACCTTGACGAAAGAACATCAAATCATTATTATAAGCGTAGCAAAATTTTGGAGGCAACCTTGAAAAGTTTAATTGATAATTTGGTCTCCGTCGCTATTATAGCAGGGATGGCGTTTGTTGCCTTTGGCTTGTCTTATGTTATTTTCTGGGGCTTTATGACCCACAATCCCGGTTAGGCCTATAGGCCTACAGTTAACATAGCAACGGACTTGTGCTGAGTTCCTGATGGTTGCGGGTATTCGGTTGAGTCCGTTATAATGTCCGCACGCTGGGGATTCGTCTAGCGGTAGGACAGCAGACTCTGAATCTGCATACCCAGGTTCGAACCCTGGATCCCCAGCCAACTTTTCAAGGCGCATTCGTCTAGCGGCCTAGGACGCTGCCCTCTCAAGGCAGAAACCACGGGTTCGAATCCCGTATGCGCTACCAATCTGTTCGATATATAGAACGCTATCCCCATCTAATTCCAATAGTCACCCCTACTTAAGGTAATATTTCACCATTGCAGATTAACCCACCTCTCGGTTGTTTCTTGAATGCTCTATTGATAATTCAAATTATGCATGTAACTACCGGAGAGTACTTCAGGCTTGGTGGATTAGCTCTTATCAATTATTTATGCATGTTTTTCTTGTTTCTGCTTGTGACGCGCCTACTTTCAGTTGGTACAAAATTGGATACAGCCAGTCTAGATCCTGTTTCCACTTGACAACCATGAATCACCCACATACGATTACCCCTATGAAACAAATACGTCTTGCTCTCGCTCAGATTAACCCAACTGTTGGAGATTTTGAAGGTAATGTTCGATTAATAATTGAACAAATTACAGAATCTAAAATACTGGGAGTAGACATAATCGTATTTCCGGAATTAGCTATTACAGGTTATCCTCCCGAAGATCTATTACTTAAGAGCAGCTTCATCAAAGCAAATTTAAAAGCTCTGTCCCGGGTGATAGATTCCACTTGTGACATTACTGCGGTGGTCGGGTTTGTCGACAGCCAACCTGAAGGAATATACAACGCTGCTGCTCTGGTACAATCGGGGAAAATGGTAGGGGTGTACCACAAAACACATTTGCCTAATTATGGCGTTTTTGATGAACAGCGTTATTTTATTCAGGGAAATAGCTGTCCGGTATTTCAAATTGCCGGAGTGAATATAGGTATAAACATTTGTGAGGATATTTGGAAAGACAATGGCCCATGCACAGTTC
This region includes:
- a CDS encoding peptide chain release factor 3 yields the protein MEIISQESKPGLESFAKEVSRRRTFAIISHPDAGKTTLTEKFLLYAGAVNLAGSVRARASQQHTASDWMTIEKQRGISISATALEMEYKGYHINLLDTPGHQDFSEDTYRTLMAVDSAVMVLDSAKGIEPQTEKLFRVCRMRQIPILTFINKMDHPGRDPLALIDEIERMLGITAVPMNWPVGEAPDFQGVYDLPNNKILRFQRTEHNKFKAPVQVSGIDDPVLPGLLGEKAYDKLVEDTDLLAGVVSKFDQARFLSGDMTPVFFGSALNNFGVAAFLDAVLELAPPPVVRKTEQGIIDPIDDVFRGFVFKLQANMDPKHRDRMAFMRICSGHFQKDMLVLNPRLKQNIRLSQAFRLFGRERESVEEAFPGDVIGVISPGLLTIGDTVTTGKPIEFAKIPIFPPEHFATLYNSDVARYKQFNKGLEQLEEEGAVQVFYDADSMRREPILAAVGELQFDVVIGRLKDEYGVTAQLSRLGLIGARWARSTKATPDKMSLSRNVRRCRDRNGNAVILYSSQWELDYFIKENPNFTLTEMI
- a CDS encoding peptide chain release factor gives rise to the protein MRGLIKTWCVFDVPEKEAEIKKLEATSVEPGFWQDSQQAQVVMRRLTELKKSVVQWRSLDKRLSDLIELEELSRDDPGLANDVEKDFVTIADELDSLEFELAYCGAYDERNAIVAIHAGAGGVESQDWAQMLFQMYLKWAAKSDFETEVLESSVSDEAGIKSATIMFRGRYAYGKLKGEHGVHRLIRLSPFDSDHARHTSFALVEVMPEAEADTDIEINSDDIKLEAFRASGAGGQNVQKVSSAVRLTHIPTGTVVTAQTERSQYQNREIAMSLLKARLLKLKIAEQDAERAKIKGERISAEWGSQIRSYVLHPYKMVKDHRTGMETGNPQALLEQGELDPFIEAYLRGQIGSD
- the oppA gene encoding oligopeptide ABC transporter OppA (periplasmic oligopeptide-binding protein) yields the protein MKKYLVVFIAALLISGSLLTGCSVSDDQSPDQNTTGGRLTLAASEPYNLDPARVGDAGALTFITQVFSGLVKISNDGVLPDIAQSWTISDDGTVYTFNLRHDVKFHDGRLVTAADFKFSWQRALLPATGSTTARTYLGDIVGAAAILAGETSELTGVRVIDDYTLEVTIDMPRSYFLSKLTYATASVVDEQNVSQGGEWWRAPNGTGPFKLTDWTVNVNIILQKNPDYYDGVPALDSVVFRFLAGRPMDLYETGQIDVAEVDLAYIDRVLDISGPFASEAQVVSQLSFYFMGLNAAAAPFDDPLIRQAFALALDREELLRLVFNNTPQGAEGIVPPGIPGYDPNITGLGFDIVKAKALIAQSKYGSVANLPEITLTTLGYGGLISAELEAVIYQWQVNLGVEVKVRQLEPEQFLYNLKEEKDQIYYQGWIADYPHQQNFLELLFRTGADNNWGEYSNLEVDRLLDEAAGLTDILQSQALYQQIEQILVTDAAVWPYYFGRSFILVAPYVKGYELNPLGVPLLQNVTVDRVITPPSGLTVS
- a CDS encoding ATP-grasp superfamily-like protein — translated: MGYNIKKEPKLNNPDLIVGWPGIGNVGLLAVETLWRQLEAEHLAEIEPEQFFYPNGLIIKNSILENLSFPVSRFYFKRLPHRDLIFFTGEEQPADAGSTYASGIKAYEMANLVLDVAEHFGCKRVFTSGAAVSAIHHNAVPGVWAVASDTALLAAINQSRGNHLKSELQGRGAQANISGLNGLLVGMAARRGLPAACLMGEIPDYLARSPMPYPAAVKSVLEVMKGFLGLTLDYSELDEMHRQMKDVVDQFFNQFPDEIKEKLSQRHQLAAQVQSGDAITDEDKKWLEDHIDELFQPEAGGDDRAA
- a CDS encoding tryptophan synthase beta chain like yields the protein MDRTKYFLNEKDMPTSWYNIQADLPVPLAPYLHPGTKKPLGPEDLTPLFPMEIIKQEVSQERYIDIPGEVIDIYRSWRPTTLFRAHRLEKALQTPAKIFYKYEGSSPAGSHKPNTAVPQAYYNKKEGVKRLTTETGAGQWGSSLAFACNQFGIELKVYMVKVSYQQKPYRRMMMETWGAQCVPSPSLDTNSGRAALAEDPNNPGSLGLAISEAVEDAAPRADSHYSLGSVMNHVLMHQTVIGLESIKQMEMAGEYPDIVIGCVGGGSNFGGMALPFVHQNLTAGKTTRIIAVEPTSCPSLTKGLFAYDFGDVAGIAPITKMFTLGRKFMPPPVHAGGLRYHGMSPIVSHLHKLGLIEARAVYQLPTFEAGIQFARTEGFISAPETNHAIRATIDEAIKCRESGEKKVILFNHSGHGHFDMSAYEAYLSGKLTDYEYPEAKVKEALKDLPQCNMG